The DNA window tttagttttacttgcatttaagagcagttggaggccatggaaggagtgttgtatggcattgaagctcgtctgtaggtttgttaacacagtgtccaaagaagggccagaagtatacagaatggtgtcgtctgtgtagaggtggatcagagaatcaccagcaacgagagcgacatcattgatgtatacagagaaaagcgtcagagactgccagaggtccggacaacaggccctccgatttgacacactaaactctatctgagaagtagttggggaaccaggcgaggcagtcatttgagaaagcaaggctgttgagtctgctgataagaatgtggtgattgacagagttgaaagccttggcctgGTCGATGAAGAAGGCTGCACCgtattgtcttttatcaatggttatgatattgtttagcaccttgagcgtggctgaggtgcacccatgaccagctcggaaacccgattgcatagcggagaaggtacagtgggattcaaaatggtcggtgatctgtttgttcttggctttcgaagactttagaaaggcagggtaggatagatataggtctgtaacagtttgggtctagagtgtctccccctttgaagagggggatgaccgcggcagatttacaatctttagggatctcagacgatacaaaggAGAGGtcgaacaggctagtaatagaggttgcaacagttttggcggatcattttagaaagagagggtccagattgtctagcccatctgatttgtaggggtgcagattttgcagctctttcagaacatcagctatctggatttggatgaaggagaagtggggaggCTTGGgtaagttgctgcggggggtgcagagctgttgaccaggttaggggtagccaggtggaaagcatggccagccatatgACAATGCTTATTATAATTATTGATTATCGTAGACTTATCGTTGGTGAcatgtgctcttattctccatggactttagtgtcccagaactttttggagtttgtgctacaggatgcacttTTCTGttagaaaaagctagcctttgctttcgtAACTGCcggagtatattggttcctaacttccctgaaaagttgcatatcacgggggctattcgatgctaatgccgtacgccacaggatgtttttgtgctggtcaagggcagtcaagtctggagtgaaccaagggatatatctgttcttagttctacattttttgaatggggcatgcttatttaagatggtgaggaaagcacttttaaagaataaccaggcatcctctactgacggaatgaggtcaatatccttccaggatacccgggccaggtctattagaaaggcctgctcgctgaagtgttttagggagcgtttgacattgATGAGGGTTGGTCATTTGACAGCGGACcgattacggacgcaggcaatgaggcagtgatcgctgagatcctgattgaaaacagcagaggtgtatttagagggcaggttggtcaggatgatatctatgagggtgtccgtgtttacggatttagggttgtacctggtaggttccttaatcatttgtgtgagattgagggcatctagcttagattgtacgatggccggggtgttaagcatgtcccagtttaagtcacctaacagtacaaattctgaagataaatggggggcaattaattcacatatggtgtctagggcacagctgggggctgaggggggtctataacaagcggcagcagtgagagacttgtatctggaaaggtggatttttaaaagtagaagctcaaacggTTTGGGTACAggcctggatagtaagacagaacacctctgcagtagattgcaactccaccccctttggcagttctatcttggcggaaaatgttatagttggggATGTAAATtacagaatttttggtggccttcctaagccaggattcagactcggctaggacatcagggttggtggagtgtgctaaaacagtgaataaaacaaactagggaggatgttaacatgcatgaacccaaggcttttatggttacagaagtcaacaaatgatagcgcctggggaataggagtggaacttggggctacagggcctgggataatctctacatcaccagaggatgaaggatataagaactggtcgtctagtgcgttgggaacagagaataaaaggagcagatttctgggcgtggtagaatagattcagggcataatgtacagacaatggtatggtaggatgtgagtacagtggaggtaaacctagatgttgagtgacgatgagagaggtttcgtctctggaggcaccagttaagcaaggtgaggtctccgcatgtgtgtggggtgcaacaaaagagctatctaagacATGCTGAGCGGGACTGACGGCTCTACAGTGAAACaaaacaataagaactagccaagacagcagtagacaaggcatattgacattagagagaggcataaagcaatcacaggtgttgattaagagagctaagacaacaaagggtaaatggtgatgaatgggcagagcagTATAGTTAgctacatacaggacctgagttcgaggctggggccgacaggtaaagaaaatgaggtaccgtgttattgaaacagtccaggggacatcagctgtgtagctgagtgatcatagggtcaaaagagcaacaataggtgagtcagggtgccgttcggttgtcactactacgctaggcgagcaggggacacagcgttcagaaaagctagcgggccggggctggTAGATGGTTCTTCAGCgacatcgtaacagaatagcctgttgagaccacatcgggtGATCACGTCGGcagtacacagtgtacaaaacattaggaacacttgctctttccacgacatagactgaccaggtgaatccaggtaaaatctatgatcccttattgatgtcacttgttaaatccacttcaatcagtgtagatgaaggggaggacacaggttaaataagggtttttaagctttgagacaattgagacattgattgtgtatgtgtgtgttaagagggtgaattggcaagacaaaagatttaagtgtgacaactgctgatgtaaaaatggatttataaaatacatttgattggttgaACCAGGCCATTGTGTCAGATGGCCTACCTGTAACTGTGAGATAGTGAGTGGGTAACGGTACAGGATCCAGGTGACGTTCTCACTACATGGAGGTGTGGTCAGGGAGCCCTCATACACCCAGTAGTCTCTCAGGAGAGGGTCTGGAGGGAGTAACAAACACACACCATAACTTCATCTAATACTGTGTCACACCATACATGCAAGCAGGAATTATACACAATTAGATGAAGGACTCACCAGGAAGTAGTGTGTTGGGATTGAAGCACGGTATTATTTTGGTCTTCCCCTGTAAAGATaagtcaaaacaaaacaaaaaatattggTTGTTTTGCTTCATTTGTAATGTACTCTTCATTCAGCCACCATGTCATCTGTACTACTGGACCTCTTCCCTCTTCCTTCCTCAAATCAATCTGGAGCATTAATTGCATCAGGTTTCATTGAAAAATCAATAAATGAATAAATTGCTGCATGCTCCAACCATTGCAGCTTTGCTGATTTGTCTGTTAACTGCCTAATTTGATGGTTAATGCtatttagggtagggacgtctTGGGACCTGAACtcctacccttaccctaaccttaaccctaaccttaacccttactttaacccttttaaatgtcaacttcaatggagTAGGGACGTCCCAAGTAGCCCTGATAGCACGGGCCCTAATTTGAATGCCTATGTTCTGAATGTCTTCCTCTATCTCTCAGTTAAGCATTGGGCTTCTACACCCTTAGCTCATATCAGTAATTTATCATAACCTCTGCCCTCTCATCACCATGAAAACTCATAACCATAACATCATCGCCATAACAATATCACTTGGACAACAAAATGGACGGCAACGTCTTACCTTGTATTGTAGGTCCTGCAGCACTTCTGTTATAGCCTTCAACCCCAGATGCTCCTTCCCTATCTGAAGGAAACAACGTCAAGGGCATTGAGTCAAAAAGAGTTAAGGAAAGAGGGTCCTAACACAGTgatattcaaaccttttcagcagggacccTTTTTTTCTGCCAGAATTTTTGGGGGCCCCATTTGTTTTAGCATTTTTTTCAAGACCCCAACCCACCCCAAATATAATGACACAACCTTAAAAATCTGTCCATTTCGATTTTTACAttaacaaataaccttcaattcattacattttcatCGCTTATCAAAATGAAAATAAACCAATTACATTTTTCAAATTCTTTCTCAAAAACatcccatacaataatctgtactcttcctaaaaaatattaaaatattaaaataatattaataatttgGTGACCCCACTGCAGTTTTTGCGACACCGAGTTTGAATATCACTGTCCTAACATATAAGCATTATGTTGTGACGTTAACAGGTGTTAACATGGGGCTGCTAACGTGAGTCCTGCCAGgatgtgttggtggtggtgggggaaaCTCTTGGAGCTTTCAAAAACAGGAAGGACAAAGTGATGTGTTCACTTAAAACAGACGGTCTTATACATTTAGGTAAACAGTAAGCCTCAAGCCAGCTCAcgtcaatcaaatgttattgtggTTATTTGAATGTTGGGGGTTTTCTCAGTCCAATTAAAAAACAAGTGGATATATGTTGACTTTAGTGTCAAAGCTCATATGAATATATGATATAAATTACAGTACCAAGTTGGCAAGTCCCTAAAAGAACCATACTGACCATGAGAAGAGAGGATTCTCATATCACTACAGAGTGAACCAAAGCAATCAATACCTGCACAAACAGAGCGATGATGAGAACTCCGTTCTTCTTCGCCAGGGCTTCTTCCACACTGTTGAACAGCGTTGTGTTCCAGTGGATCAGATGGAGCTGGGGGGAAGCACACTTATTTTATCATATTTATATTGTATCATATTATAGGGAAGTTGATCACAAAAGAGATCAACCACATATGAtattcagagacagacagacagacagacagacagacagacagacagacagacagacagacagacagacagacagacagacagacagacagacagacagacagacagacagacagacagacagacagacagatcataGGCAGAATGAGGCTGTAGAAGACAGGGCCGAGACAGAGCAGGTGTATGGGACGTAAGTGCACTCTTCAATTTGAAATAGAGCACCAAGCACCTGTGATAGAGAAGGAAGCTTATATAGCAAAACCACCAGCGGCATAGCTTCTTCAGGGCCTTTCAAACGCTTGTTTACATCAATGGTCTCAGTGATTTGTAAATATATGAAACATAATAATGAgctaatatactgtataataataatattaatatataCCATTTAACAGATgctttatccaaagcaacttacagttatTTGTGCATACATGTTTGTGTATAGGTGGCCCCAGGAATTGCAACcctgctctactaactgagccgtACAGGACTCTGTTACAAAAGCCCTGACATGAAATAACCTTATTTTATGTGAAAATAACATACCAACTCCCCCTGTCTGAGTACTGTGACAGTGGCCTCTAACTGAGACAAACATCCATGGTCATGGCCTTGaagtagactgtgtgtgtgtgtgtgtgtgtgtgtgtgtgtgtgtgtggtgtgtgtgtgtgtgtgtttggctgagACTCATACCTCCATGGGGAAGGCCTTAAAGTTGACGGTGTGTTCGGACCCCCGCTGGTTCTCCTTGCCCCAGTGGAAGCGCACCTCATGCAGCTCATACTCGTGGTCACTTGGCAATGGGCCACCAGTTACCACTGCAGACAGGAAACCCAGAGCGTCATGGGAGAGCAgacacaggaaatgaagaccacATTAAATTACCTGGGGGTTTTGAATGTAGGTCTGAATTCTGGTGCAACTCTGATTTCTCTAAGTGTGTATCACACGCAGCACACAGTCATTGACTCAACGTTCAGTTATTACGGCTAATGTGAGCTCATTGAAAAGGTGTATGCAAATCCCCAGTCTAGTGTAGTGTTCAGGTACAGTTAACCCATTCATTGTTTTAATGATACTGTGGTAATGTAATATCAACTTTCACCTGATTTGGACCTCAGAATGATGCGTGCGGTGTGTCCATCGTTGATGACCTCACAGTCCCGACACACCACATAATTGGGCGTGAGCCCCACGTCCAGCAGAGAGGGGTCATAACGGGCCTCCCGGGAGTTCAGGTTGATCGGGGACTGGTACTCCCCATTCGCATCAGGGAACAGCAAACCCCACTCTACACCTGAAAACCCACACAACTTAGACTTAAACTTCACCAAATGCTCTCCTTAGTGTAACCTCAGTGAGGTTACAACCTCTGGCTTACACTGAGTCCTCCATGCAGAGTCCTCTATGGTGTGTGGTGAAGTCACAAAGTGGTGACGGAGTATGTCTGGTGGAGTGTAAATCCAGCCTTTGAATACACAAGCAGCATAAACAAAGTATACCTGAGGACACACAaatgtgcacacacgcacacacacacacacacacacacacacacacacacacacacacacacacagaagctaAACTGGGCTAAGAGTACGCCAATCCCTGAGTGTCACTGAACTGGGCACGTGGGGAGTCTGTACCAGGAATAACCCAAACCAGAGGGACACAAAGATGTTCTAGCTCTTCTTTCTTAACAACCATTGCTTTGAATCACAGACAGCCCATAGCacaaaatcaaactttattggtcacgtacacagttgagcagatgttatagcggtgCAGCGAAATGTTTGTTACTCGTTCCttacaatgcagtaaaatgtcaaacaagtacacaaataataatcAAAAACTAGAACAAGAAATCACAAATGTCACAACGAATCCAGTTAACAACCCAAACAACACTATCAGTAATCCAAATACAATCTATGCGTCCAAACCAAAAATATATACTactcactgggcacagacgtcaattcaacatctataccacgttggttcaacgtaatttcattgaaatgacatggaaaccacgttgattcaaccagtgtgtgcccagtgggtagcaaTGCACAGAGGTAGATAAATGACAGTGAGCcatgtcaagaatccagtatataaatacGCTGTGTGAATAAACAGTGTAACAAAATGCAATGTAGAGTAGTAGATATATTAGAATGAGCTGTGTGAATATATGAATACACAGTGTGAAAAACAGAATAAAAAGAATGTGTGGAAACAGTTAGCTTTCTGATGCATAGCCAAGAGTCATTGGCTTATGAGGCTAAGTTAGTTAGCGCTACAGACaagtcctctcttctctttcagtGTATGAATGACTTTATCCCCTACCAACCAGATTCTTTTTATTTCAAGTCAacaccaataacaacattagTTACTAAAAGTTTAGCTCTTGACTTTTCTCTGGAAAAGCTCTCTGGAAACCTTGACAATTACCCTCCAAGAGCCCAGAGGCATTTTGAGACAATGCACACAACGGTGCCCTGGACAAGAGTTCTTAAAAGCCCAGAATCATAAAAGCCTGGTAGCTAGACCACTACTCTCTTAGAATACTTAATCATGGGTGTGACTCCAGAATCTCAAGTTCAGCTCTATACATTATGTGCATGATCAAGTTACCCCAATAAGAAGTGCATTGATCAAAATACCTACCTTCTTTGGGTTCTTTAcctactgtatgtgagagagagagagagagaatagagaacgaaagagggggagagagagaatagagaacgaaagagggggagagagagaatagagaacgaaagagggggagagagagaatagagaacgagagagagggagagagaagagatggctattttttctgtttatatgtgagAAGAAAGAATTTCCATATCAATGCATGCATTGTTTAGTGCCTAAATGGTAAAGAAAGTTATGTTTTGTGAGAGAAAAGGAAACAAGTGTTTGGTACACAAGTTTTTACTAAAAATCTCCAAAGCCCTTACCTTCCTGATATCCCCAGTCCAGATCATCCTTCCCAGGGTAGTAGTCAGACTCCTCAATCATGCTGTCTGCCATGGCAGTATGGaacaagtatttttactgaaCACACTTGCTTTGATTTGAAGTCAAAGTCTTTGGCTT is part of the Salmo trutta chromosome 31, fSalTru1.1, whole genome shotgun sequence genome and encodes:
- the LOC115169863 gene encoding carbonic anhydrase-related protein isoform X2, giving the protein MADSMIEESDYYPGKDDLDWGYQEGVEWGLLFPDANGEYQSPINLNSREARYDPSLLDVGLTPNYVVCRDCEVINDGHTARIILRSKSVVTGGPLPSDHEYELHEVRFHWGKENQRGSEHTVNFKAFPMELHLIHWNTTLFNSVEEALAKKNGVLIIALFVQIGKEHLGLKAITEVLQDLQYKGKTKIIPCFNPNTLLPDPLLRDYWVYEGSLTTPPCSENVTWILYRYPLTISQLQIEEFRRLRSHLKGAELPEGNDGMLGDNFRPTQPLSDRMVRAAFQ
- the LOC115169863 gene encoding carbonic anhydrase-related protein isoform X1, with the translated sequence MADSMIEESDYYPGKDDLDWGYQEVGKEPKEGVEWGLLFPDANGEYQSPINLNSREARYDPSLLDVGLTPNYVVCRDCEVINDGHTARIILRSKSVVTGGPLPSDHEYELHEVRFHWGKENQRGSEHTVNFKAFPMELHLIHWNTTLFNSVEEALAKKNGVLIIALFVQIGKEHLGLKAITEVLQDLQYKGKTKIIPCFNPNTLLPDPLLRDYWVYEGSLTTPPCSENVTWILYRYPLTISQLQIEEFRRLRSHLKGAELPEGNDGMLGDNFRPTQPLSDRMVRAAFQ